A genome region from Labrus mixtus chromosome 9, fLabMix1.1, whole genome shotgun sequence includes the following:
- the LOC132979919 gene encoding trace amine-associated receptor 1-like, with the protein MEPVLCYESINASCLKTIYPIHLRVAFYIIFGVIIILTVCGNLLVTFSVAYFKQLHTPTNYLIFSLAMSDLLLGIIVMFPSMIQTVESCWYFGDFFFDRYYAVCQPLLYRSKISVNVVLIMILLCWSISVFIGFGMIFLKLNILGVEEFYYNHVVCEGGCVLFQSKMSSTVSTVICFYLPGIIMLCVYLKIYLVARRQFRSIQNAGCVNSKKLSNTSQTKATKTLAIIMGVFLSFWTPFFVCFIIDPYVGYSIPPAFFATLAWLCYFNSTVNPMIYAFFYSWFRKAFKLITSGNIFKYDISETTLLPE; encoded by the exons ATGGAGCCAGTGCTCTGCTATGAGTCAATCAATGCTTCATGCCTGAAAACCATTTATCCCATTCACCTACGTGTTGCCTTCTACATCATTTTCGGGGTCATAATCATTCTAACAGTGTGTGGAAACCTTTTGGTCACTTTCTCAGTGGCTTATTTTAAGCAGCTCCATACTCCAACAAATTACCTGATTTTCTCTCTGGCTATGTCTGACCTGCTTTTAGGGATAATAGTCATGTTTCCTAGTATGATTCAAACTGTTGAGTCTTGTTGGTATTTTGGGGACTTCTTCT TCGACCGATACTACGCTGTCTGCCAACCTCTGCTTTACAGAAGtaaaatatctgttaatgttgtGTTGATCATGATCCTGCTCTGTTGGAGTATTTCAGTTTTTATAGGGTTTGGAATGATTTTTCTTAAGTTAAATATTTTGGGTGTTGAAGAGTTTTATTATAACCATGTTGTTTGTGAAGGaggatgtgttttgtttcagagtAAAATGTCTAGTACTGTCTCCACagtgatttgtttttacttgCCTGGAATAATAATGCTTTGTGTGTACCTAAAGATTTACCTTGTAGCACGTAGACAGTTTCGCAGCATACagaatgcaggatgtgtgaACTCAAAAAAATTGTCAAACACAAGCCAGACAAAAGCCACTAAAACCCTGGCTATCATAATGggggtttttctttctttttggactccattttttgtttgtttcatcatTGATCCCTATGTCGGTTACTCAATACCCCCTGCATTTTTTGCAACACTTGCATGGTTGTGCTACTTTAATTCTACGGTGAACCCAATGATTTATGCATTCTTTTATAGTTGGTTCAGAAAGGCTTTTAAATTAATAACCTCAGGTAACATcttcaaatatgacatttctgagaCAACACTTTTACCTGaataa